In the genome of Xenopus laevis strain J_2021 chromosome 1S, Xenopus_laevis_v10.1, whole genome shotgun sequence, one region contains:
- the lsm6.S gene encoding sm protein F: MSLRKQTPSDFLKQIIGRPVVVKLNSGVDYRGVLACLDGYMNIALEQTEEYVNGQLKNKYGDAFIRGNNVLYISTQKRRM; the protein is encoded by the exons ATGAGCCTGCGCAAACAAACACCAAGTGACTTCTTAAAGCAGATTATCGGAAGACCAGTGGTGGTAAAGCTCAACTCTGGAGTTGATTATCGAG GTGTTCTGGCATGCTTAGATGGCTACATGAATAttgctttggaacaaactgaagaaTATGTGAATGGACAGCTGAAGAACAAATATGGGGATGCATTTATCCGAGGAAATAATG ttttgtaTATAAGCACTCAGAAGAGGAGGATGTGA